In one window of Paracoccus saliphilus DNA:
- a CDS encoding type I secretion system permease/ATPase yields MRISRQSGSHNGTSELRRASSPGFSLLVAVGIFSAAVNLLMLTGPLFMLQVYDRVLGSRSVETLTALFVLVVFLFLFMGIIDLARNRVSQRIAARFQDRMEPRVFDAALREGAMAGNDPAATASGLRDLDAVQRFMGSPVLLSIFDLPWAPIFLAVVYVFHPLLGVVATIGGVILVISTIANRVFTKAPLQDSAIASNQAQRMADLYHNEGEVIGALGMRGATFARWRKSRGEAQDQSVRGADLSAGFTVFSRSFRLFLQSAILAAGAWLVLREELTPGAMIAASIMMGRALAPVEQLVGGWALVQAAQDGRERLARLLSKHPPLPPQTPLPRPPARIEARQVSIVPPGQDRPALRGVSFGIEPGQALGVIGPSGAGKSTLARALIGAWPLAAGSIRLGGAPLDQYQPDVLGSLIGYLPQQVTLFDGTIAENIARLSPEPDPARVVNAAKAAAAHQMILDLPDGYDTRISQTGGRLSGGQVQRIGLARALYPDPVLLVLDEPNSNLDNQGSEALNQAIRRVKTQGGAVIIMAHRPAAITECESLMVLEHGTRRALGPRDAVLKEMVQNSAQILSARKSGDRGGVT; encoded by the coding sequence ATGCGGATAAGCAGGCAATCCGGATCCCATAACGGCACGAGCGAGCTTCGCCGCGCCAGCTCGCCCGGATTTTCCCTGCTGGTCGCGGTCGGGATATTCTCGGCCGCCGTCAATCTTCTGATGCTGACCGGACCGCTTTTCATGCTGCAGGTCTATGACCGGGTGCTTGGCTCGCGCTCGGTCGAGACCCTGACGGCGTTGTTCGTCCTGGTCGTTTTCCTGTTCCTGTTCATGGGCATCATCGACCTGGCCCGTAACCGGGTGTCACAACGCATCGCAGCCCGCTTTCAGGACAGAATGGAGCCCCGCGTCTTCGATGCGGCGCTGCGCGAAGGGGCCATGGCGGGCAACGATCCGGCGGCAACGGCCAGCGGCCTGCGGGATCTGGATGCGGTGCAACGCTTCATGGGCTCGCCCGTTTTGCTATCGATCTTCGACCTGCCATGGGCACCGATTTTCCTGGCGGTGGTCTATGTCTTCCATCCCCTGCTTGGTGTCGTGGCCACGATTGGCGGGGTAATTCTGGTCATCTCGACCATCGCCAACCGGGTGTTCACCAAGGCGCCGCTGCAGGATTCGGCAATCGCGTCGAACCAGGCGCAACGGATGGCCGATCTCTACCACAACGAGGGAGAGGTGATCGGCGCGCTCGGGATGCGTGGCGCGACCTTTGCCCGCTGGCGCAAATCGCGTGGCGAGGCGCAGGATCAATCGGTGCGCGGCGCCGATCTTTCGGCCGGTTTCACGGTATTTTCCCGCAGCTTCCGGCTGTTTCTGCAAAGCGCGATCCTTGCGGCAGGGGCCTGGCTGGTCCTGCGCGAGGAACTCACGCCGGGTGCGATGATCGCCGCCTCGATCATGATGGGCCGCGCCCTCGCCCCGGTCGAGCAACTGGTCGGAGGGTGGGCCCTCGTGCAGGCCGCACAGGACGGGCGGGAGCGGCTGGCCCGGCTACTGAGCAAGCATCCGCCCCTGCCGCCGCAGACCCCTCTTCCCCGCCCCCCTGCACGGATCGAGGCGCGCCAGGTCAGCATCGTGCCTCCCGGACAGGACAGGCCGGCGCTGCGTGGCGTCAGCTTTGGGATCGAGCCGGGACAGGCGCTTGGCGTAATCGGCCCCTCGGGGGCCGGGAAATCGACCCTGGCGCGCGCCCTGATCGGGGCCTGGCCCCTGGCGGCAGGCTCGATCCGCTTGGGCGGCGCGCCGCTGGATCAGTATCAGCCGGATGTGCTGGGCAGCCTGATCGGCTATTTGCCGCAGCAGGTGACGCTGTTCGACGGCACCATCGCCGAGAATATCGCCCGCCTCTCACCCGAGCCTGACCCCGCGCGGGTGGTGAACGCGGCCAAGGCGGCGGCGGCGCATCAGATGATCCTCGATCTGCCGGATGGTTATGACACAAGGATCAGCCAGACCGGCGGGCGGCTGTCGGGCGGTCAGGTCCAGCGGATCGGGCTGGCCCGTGCGCTCTATCCTGATCCGGTCCTGCTGGTTCTGGACGAGCCGAACTCTAACCTCGACAATCAAGGCTCCGAGGCGCTGAACCAGGCGATCCGGCGGGTCAAGACCCAGGGCGGCGCGGTCATCATCATGGCCCATCGTCCGGCTGCGATCACCGAATGCGAGAGCCTGATGGTGCTGGAACATGGAACCCGCCGCGCCCTCGGCCCACGCGATGCCGTGTTGAAGGAGATGGTGCAGAACTCGGCCCAGATCCTCAGTGCCCGGAAGTCGGGTGATCGGGGAGGCGTGACATGA
- a CDS encoding HlyD family type I secretion periplasmic adaptor subunit, which produces MNDHDQHPAPAADRTDEASSPPPPPASPPPPQPERWSVRGSLLLGIVAIILLFGGFGVWALQSRITGAVVAPGQVEVQQQRQVVQHPDGGVIEDILVEEGETVSAGQALLQLDGTLLKTELVIVEGQYFEILARRGRLEAERADAEAPDFPVELLETAKGDPKLASLIEGQKSLFTARRDTMSQSLEQLANQSQQINEQITGIDAQLAALSEQRNLIGEELEDQQSLLDRGLAQASRVLALRREAARIDGQIGELQASRASAETRQSELDVQRLRMTAQRREEAETQLRDLGYRELELAERRRSLTEQISRLELRAPAAGIVYDLKVTTPRSVIRAADPLMYIVPQDRPLVIGARIATINVDEVQPGQPVALRFAAFSSRTTPEISGKLLRVSADALIDEATRAPYYRAEVTIPPEELDKLGELALIPGMPVEVYIQTGERSPMTYLLKPMMDYFNRAFREN; this is translated from the coding sequence ATGAACGATCACGACCAGCATCCCGCACCAGCCGCCGACCGCACGGATGAGGCAAGCTCGCCCCCGCCGCCACCCGCGTCACCGCCGCCCCCACAGCCCGAACGTTGGTCCGTCCGCGGGTCACTGCTGCTTGGGATTGTGGCGATCATCCTGCTGTTCGGCGGTTTCGGTGTCTGGGCGCTCCAAAGCCGGATCACGGGTGCGGTCGTCGCGCCGGGTCAGGTCGAGGTGCAGCAACAGCGGCAGGTTGTGCAGCATCCCGATGGTGGCGTGATCGAGGACATCCTGGTCGAGGAAGGCGAAACCGTCTCGGCCGGGCAGGCATTGCTACAACTGGATGGTACGCTGTTGAAGACCGAGCTTGTCATCGTCGAAGGCCAGTATTTCGAGATACTCGCCCGCCGGGGCCGGCTGGAGGCCGAGCGCGCCGATGCCGAAGCGCCGGATTTCCCGGTGGAACTGCTTGAAACGGCGAAGGGCGATCCCAAGCTGGCCAGCCTGATCGAGGGCCAGAAAAGCCTGTTCACCGCCCGCCGCGACACGATGTCCCAATCTTTGGAGCAACTGGCGAATCAATCGCAGCAGATCAACGAGCAGATCACCGGTATCGATGCCCAACTTGCCGCCCTGTCCGAGCAGCGCAACCTGATCGGAGAAGAGCTGGAGGACCAGCAATCGCTGCTGGACCGCGGTCTGGCACAGGCTTCGCGCGTGCTGGCCCTGCGGCGCGAGGCAGCGCGGATTGACGGGCAGATCGGGGAATTGCAGGCCAGCCGCGCCTCGGCCGAAACGCGGCAGAGCGAGCTGGACGTGCAGCGCCTGCGCATGACCGCTCAACGCCGCGAAGAGGCCGAAACCCAGTTGCGTGACCTGGGCTACCGCGAATTGGAACTGGCCGAGCGCCGCCGCAGCTTGACCGAGCAGATCAGCCGGCTGGAATTGCGTGCCCCTGCGGCGGGCATCGTCTATGACCTGAAGGTCACGACGCCGCGTTCGGTCATCCGGGCCGCCGATCCGCTGATGTATATCGTGCCGCAGGACCGGCCGCTGGTCATCGGCGCGCGCATCGCAACGATCAATGTCGACGAGGTGCAGCCGGGGCAGCCCGTGGCGCTGCGCTTTGCCGCCTTCTCGTCGCGGACCACCCCCGAGATCAGCGGCAAGCTGTTGCGGGTCTCGGCCGATGCGCTGATCGACGAAGCCACCCGCGCGCCCTATTACCGCGCAGAGGTCACCATCCCGCCCGAGGAACTGGACAAGCTGGGCGAGTTGGCCCTGATCCCCGGCATGCCGGTCGAGGTCTATATCCAGACCGGCGAACGTAGCCCGATGACCTATCTGCTGAAACCCATGATGGATTATTTCAATCGCGCATTCCGCGAAAACTGA
- a CDS encoding ABC transporter ATP-binding protein, which yields MPVTQSATQELPSRRLFGRLWKNYLHQHRGSMALAFALMTIEGSTLALISWMLKPLFDRVFVGKEADALWWVGGAIFSIFLLRALTLIASRSLLKRISLNISTEMQGDMLAHILTLDGRFFRDNSPGALIERIQGDTIAVQGVWATIITGATRDVISLIGLFAVAVTIDPTWTVAALIGIPLLVAPAALIQRYIRRKMRQSRANASLRATRLDEILHGIASIRLNRAEGAQTRRFGEIIGRIRRAEIKVAATSVLMPALTDIVTGIGFVAVLALGGSQVMEGTRSVGDFMSFFTALALAFQPMRRLGGLAGSWQTAAASLERIYQILDTHPTILPGPRRDAPADTAIELDDVRLSYDGQQVLHGLSFRAEAGQTTALVGPSGAGKSTVFNLLTRMVDPDGGRVLLGGIPVAEYDLETLRDQFSTVSQEAALFDESLRDNILMGRPDADENALRQALEVAHVSEFTDGLSRGLDSAAGPRGSSLSGGQRQRVAIARAVLRDAPILLLDEATSALDSASERLVQDSLDRLSKGRTTLVIAHRLSTIRNADKIVVISDGRVVEQGSHDQLMSRGGNYASLVAMQFGEPS from the coding sequence ATTCCCGTGACACAATCCGCCACGCAGGAGCTTCCATCACGTCGCCTGTTCGGGAGGCTCTGGAAGAACTACCTTCACCAGCATCGCGGTTCCATGGCCCTGGCCTTTGCCCTGATGACGATCGAAGGCTCGACGCTGGCGCTGATCTCATGGATGCTGAAACCGCTTTTCGACCGGGTCTTCGTCGGCAAGGAGGCCGATGCGCTCTGGTGGGTCGGTGGCGCGATCTTCTCGATATTCCTGCTGCGCGCACTGACCCTGATCGCCAGCCGGTCATTGCTGAAACGAATCTCGCTGAACATCTCGACCGAGATGCAGGGCGACATGCTGGCGCATATCCTGACGCTGGATGGCCGGTTTTTCCGGGACAATTCCCCCGGCGCGCTGATCGAGCGGATCCAGGGCGATACCATCGCCGTGCAGGGGGTCTGGGCAACCATCATCACCGGCGCCACGCGTGACGTGATCTCGCTGATAGGGCTGTTCGCGGTCGCCGTCACCATCGATCCGACCTGGACGGTGGCGGCGCTGATCGGGATACCGCTGCTGGTCGCGCCGGCGGCGCTGATCCAGCGCTATATCCGCCGCAAGATGCGGCAATCCCGGGCCAATGCCAGCCTGCGAGCCACCCGGCTGGACGAGATCCTGCATGGCATCGCCTCGATCCGGCTGAACAGGGCCGAGGGGGCGCAGACACGGCGTTTCGGCGAGATCATCGGGCGTATCCGCCGGGCCGAGATCAAGGTTGCCGCGACCAGTGTGCTGATGCCCGCGCTGACCGATATCGTGACCGGTATCGGTTTCGTGGCGGTGCTGGCGCTTGGCGGCAGCCAGGTGATGGAGGGCACGCGCAGCGTCGGCGATTTCATGTCCTTCTTCACTGCATTGGCGCTGGCCTTCCAGCCTATGCGGCGCCTTGGCGGGCTGGCGGGCAGTTGGCAGACCGCCGCCGCGAGTCTCGAGCGGATTTACCAGATACTGGACACGCATCCCACCATTCTGCCCGGACCGCGCCGCGACGCGCCCGCCGACACCGCAATCGAACTGGATGACGTGCGGCTGTCCTATGACGGCCAGCAAGTGCTGCACGGGCTGAGCTTTCGCGCCGAGGCGGGCCAGACCACCGCGCTGGTCGGACCCTCGGGGGCCGGCAAATCCACCGTGTTCAACCTGCTCACCCGGATGGTCGATCCCGATGGCGGGCGGGTCTTGCTGGGAGGGATTCCGGTCGCCGAATACGATCTCGAAACGCTTCGCGACCAGTTTTCGACCGTGTCGCAAGAGGCTGCGCTATTCGATGAAAGCTTGCGCGACAATATCCTGATGGGGCGTCCCGATGCCGACGAAAACGCGCTCAGACAGGCATTGGAGGTCGCGCATGTCTCGGAATTCACCGATGGACTGAGCCGGGGTCTGGATAGTGCCGCGGGGCCGCGTGGTTCTTCCCTCTCGGGAGGGCAGCGTCAGCGGGTGGCCATTGCCCGTGCCGTGCTGCGCGATGCGCCGATCCTGCTGCTGGACGAGGCAACAAGTGCGCTGGATTCCGCGAGCGAGCGGCTGGTGCAGGACTCGCTGGACCGGCTTTCCAAGGGGCGCACCACGCTGGTCATCGCGCATCGGCTTTCGACCATCCGCAATGCCGACAAGATCGTGGTGATCAGTGACGGAAGGGTTGTCGAACAGGGCAGTCATGACCAGTTGATGAGCAGGGGCGGCAACTATGCCAGCCTTGTCGCAATGCAATTCGGAGAACCTTCATGA
- a CDS encoding PepSY domain-containing protein: MSHLVFVWSQFVIMAAMHRLAPILVSLLMMPVLAAGQDITPRPEATINAFRPLPLHEIAESVSARYRGRIIAADIRPPHPFERQLGAELIYEIRLITPQNNLLNIRLDARTGRYMEIAGRGQIEARKQTEDKK, from the coding sequence ATGAGCCATTTGGTTTTCGTTTGGTCGCAATTCGTCATAATGGCAGCCATGCACCGTCTCGCCCCGATCCTTGTCTCGCTGCTCATGATGCCGGTTCTGGCGGCCGGGCAGGATATCACGCCCCGGCCGGAGGCAACGATCAACGCATTCCGCCCCCTGCCCCTGCACGAGATCGCGGAATCGGTCAGCGCCCGCTACCGGGGGCGTATCATCGCGGCGGATATCAGGCCCCCGCATCCCTTCGAACGGCAATTGGGAGCCGAGCTCATATATGAAATCCGGCTGATCACCCCCCAAAACAACCTGCTGAATATACGTCTGGACGCCCGGACGGGGCGATATATGGAGATCGCGGGGCGCGGCCAGATAGAGGCACGCAAGCAGACAGAGGACAAGAAATGA
- a CDS encoding pyridoxal-phosphate-dependent aminotransferase family protein — MSLAFGHPVIAIPGPSPTPDRVLRALHRASPDIYGEEVPELNLRVMAQLKRLAGTTANLAPYIGNGHTGWEAAAANMFAPGDRALVLVSGHFGASWAAQMAEMGIAVEIMDFDNAPVDPERLAARLAEDREGLIRAVMVCQTDTASSAAADIPAIRAAMKEHPALLVVDAIASLGCSPMHMDDWGVDVLISASQKGLMCPPGTAFIWFSERAAARGPTSFTTPVWDWHRRAEAEPLYRFWSGTAPVPQLFALDEALRILLDEEGLEAVWARHAALAESVWAAVEAWGAGNPGIRLTVAEPAGRAHSVTALSLPEANALRSWVTQKTGVTLGVGLGAKDPDNALRVAHMGYSNAAMIMATLGAMEAGMTALSIPHGSGALDAAAKVIAARA, encoded by the coding sequence ATGAGCCTGGCCTTTGGGCATCCCGTCATCGCCATTCCCGGTCCGTCGCCAACCCCGGACCGCGTGCTGCGCGCCCTGCATCGCGCCTCGCCCGATATTTACGGAGAGGAAGTGCCGGAACTGAACCTCCGCGTCATGGCACAGCTCAAGCGGCTTGCGGGGACGACGGCCAACCTTGCCCCCTATATCGGCAATGGCCATACAGGGTGGGAGGCCGCGGCGGCCAACATGTTTGCGCCGGGAGATCGGGCATTGGTGCTGGTCTCGGGGCATTTCGGCGCGTCATGGGCCGCCCAGATGGCAGAGATGGGTATCGCGGTCGAGATCATGGATTTCGACAATGCGCCGGTCGATCCGGAACGCCTTGCGGCAAGACTGGCAGAGGATCGCGAAGGGCTGATCCGCGCGGTGATGGTTTGCCAGACGGATACCGCGAGTTCCGCCGCCGCCGATATTCCCGCCATTCGTGCCGCGATGAAAGAACATCCGGCATTGCTGGTCGTCGATGCCATCGCTTCCCTGGGATGTTCACCGATGCATATGGATGACTGGGGCGTGGATGTCCTGATCTCGGCGAGCCAGAAAGGGCTGATGTGCCCCCCGGGGACGGCTTTCATCTGGTTCTCGGAGCGTGCCGCCGCGCGCGGACCCACTTCGTTCACGACTCCGGTCTGGGACTGGCATCGGCGCGCCGAAGCCGAGCCGCTATACCGCTTCTGGAGTGGCACCGCGCCAGTTCCGCAGCTCTTCGCTTTGGACGAGGCGCTGCGGATTCTCCTGGACGAAGAAGGGCTGGAAGCGGTCTGGGCACGTCATGCCGCCCTGGCCGAATCTGTCTGGGCGGCTGTCGAGGCCTGGGGCGCGGGGAACCCCGGTATCAGGCTTACCGTGGCCGAACCGGCGGGTCGCGCGCATTCCGTCACGGCGCTATCGCTACCCGAAGCCAATGCCTTGCGCAGTTGGGTGACGCAGAAGACCGGCGTCACCCTTGGCGTCGGACTCGGAGCCAAGGATCCCGACAACGCGCTGCGTGTCGCGCATATGGGTTACAGCAACGCCGCCATGATCATGGCCACGCTTGGCGCGATGGAGGCCGGGATGACCGCACTCTCCATCCCCCATGGCTCCGGCGCGCTCGATGCCGCCGCCAAGGTCATCGCGGCCCGCGCCTGA
- a CDS encoding short-chain fatty acid transporter: MLRVLSRPATRLMERWLPDAFIFVIVLTLLAAVAAMATQGTSPVALVEMWGNGFWALLQFAMQMLLVLVTGFILASSPPIRRLLAAIAGLATSRGSAIILVTLVSLAASWLNWGFGLVVGAIFAKELARQIRVDYRLLVAAAYSGFVIWHGGLSGSIPLTIATEGHFTAEQIGVVSTSETIFSTWNLLIVLALVIAVPLVNRLMMPLEHEQVLVDPAQLGDTSQPHRLPPDATPAERLENSRILMWLIGVPGLIWLAFYFAGGGGINLNVVNFLFLSLGILCHGTARSLLSALDEGVRGGAGIVIQFPFYAGIMAIMTDSGLAASLSEWFVSISTAQTLPFWSFISAGIVNIFVPSGGGQWAVQAPVMLPAAEALGADIQRVVMGVAWGDAWTNLLQPFWALPMLGIAGLKARDIMGFCVIQLLTTGIIIGALLYLL; the protein is encoded by the coding sequence ATGCTCAGAGTCCTGTCCCGGCCAGCCACCCGCCTGATGGAACGCTGGCTGCCCGATGCCTTCATCTTCGTCATCGTCCTGACCTTGCTGGCCGCAGTCGCGGCCATGGCAACGCAAGGAACCTCTCCTGTCGCGCTGGTCGAGATGTGGGGCAACGGTTTCTGGGCGTTGCTGCAATTCGCGATGCAGATGCTTCTGGTCCTGGTGACCGGCTTCATCCTGGCCAGTTCGCCTCCAATCAGGCGACTGCTCGCCGCCATCGCCGGACTGGCGACTTCGCGTGGTTCGGCGATCATCCTGGTGACGCTCGTGTCACTGGCGGCAAGCTGGCTGAACTGGGGCTTTGGCCTTGTCGTCGGCGCGATCTTCGCCAAGGAACTGGCACGCCAGATCCGCGTGGATTACCGATTGCTGGTCGCTGCGGCCTATTCCGGTTTCGTCATCTGGCATGGCGGGTTGTCCGGTTCGATCCCACTGACCATCGCAACCGAAGGCCATTTCACCGCTGAACAGATCGGGGTCGTCTCCACGTCCGAGACGATTTTCTCGACCTGGAACCTCTTGATCGTTCTGGCACTGGTCATCGCCGTGCCACTGGTCAACCGGCTGATGATGCCGCTCGAGCATGAGCAGGTGCTGGTCGATCCGGCCCAGTTGGGCGATACGAGCCAGCCCCACCGCCTGCCCCCCGATGCGACACCGGCGGAACGGCTGGAAAACAGCCGCATCCTGATGTGGCTGATCGGGGTGCCGGGGCTGATCTGGCTGGCCTTCTATTTCGCGGGCGGCGGCGGGATCAACCTCAACGTGGTGAACTTCCTGTTCCTGTCCCTGGGCATACTCTGCCACGGCACGGCCCGCAGCCTGCTGAGCGCGCTGGACGAAGGCGTTCGCGGCGGTGCGGGGATCGTGATCCAGTTCCCCTTCTATGCCGGTATCATGGCGATCATGACGGATAGCGGATTGGCCGCCAGCCTGTCGGAATGGTTCGTATCCATCTCGACCGCGCAGACATTGCCGTTCTGGAGCTTCATCAGCGCCGGGATCGTCAATATCTTCGTCCCCTCGGGCGGCGGGCAATGGGCGGTGCAGGCGCCGGTCATGCTGCCCGCAGCCGAGGCGTTGGGGGCCGATATCCAGCGCGTGGTCATGGGGGTGGCCTGGGGCGATGCCTGGACCAATCTTCTGCAGCCCTTCTGGGCCCTGCCGATGCTGGGCATCGCCGGCCTGAAAGCGCGCGACATCATGGGGTTCTGCGTCATTCAACTGCTGACCACAGGGATCATCATCGGGGCATTGCTGTATCTATTGTAA
- a CDS encoding YgfZ/GcvT domain-containing protein: protein MTRQIIRITGEDRVDFLQGLVTNDVTRAPCWAALLTPQGKYLADFLIVPQDDALLIDVHADLTEDLMRRLTLYKLRSKVTLEPVDMTVARGTGPAPEGAVADPRHEALGWRLYGGTGEDGSDWDAIRVAHTIPETLIELLPNESFILEAGFERLHGVDFRKGCYVGQEVTARMKHKAELRKGLTTLRIEGEAPVGTPITRDGRAVGTLFTQSNGRGIAHVRFDRLGEGMEAGAARAFVE, encoded by the coding sequence ATGACGCGCCAGATCATCCGCATCACCGGAGAGGACCGGGTGGATTTCCTGCAAGGCCTCGTGACCAACGATGTCACGCGCGCACCCTGTTGGGCGGCGCTTCTGACGCCGCAGGGAAAATACCTCGCGGATTTCCTGATCGTGCCGCAGGATGATGCACTGTTGATCGACGTCCATGCCGATCTGACCGAGGATCTGATGCGTCGCCTGACGCTTTACAAGCTGCGTTCCAAGGTCACGCTCGAACCTGTCGACATGACCGTCGCGCGCGGCACCGGCCCGGCCCCGGAAGGCGCGGTCGCCGATCCGCGGCACGAGGCGCTTGGCTGGCGTCTGTATGGCGGCACCGGCGAGGATGGCAGCGATTGGGACGCGATCCGGGTAGCCCACACGATTCCCGAGACATTGATTGAACTGCTCCCGAACGAGAGCTTCATCCTCGAGGCCGGGTTCGAGCGCCTGCATGGCGTCGATTTCCGCAAGGGCTGCTATGTCGGGCAAGAGGTTACCGCGCGGATGAAGCACAAGGCCGAGCTCCGCAAGGGGCTGACGACCCTGCGGATCGAGGGAGAGGCTCCGGTCGGCACGCCGATCACCCGCGACGGCCGCGCGGTCGGGACATTGTTCACCCAATCGAACGGGCGTGGCATCGCCCATGTCCGCTTCGACCGTTTGGGCGAGGGGATGGAGGCGGGCGCGGCCCGTGCCTTCGTCGAATGA
- the dinB gene encoding DNA polymerase IV, whose protein sequence is MTGGANAPRDAGPEQVRKIIHIDMDAFYASVEQRDHPELRGKPVAVGGAALRGVVAAASYEARKFGVRSAMPSVTAKRLCPDLIFVRHRFDVYRAVSGQIRDIFHDYTPLVEPLSLDEAYLDMTDHLWPGQTATQVAREIRARIREMTGLTASAGVSYNKFLAKLASDQNKPDGLCVIPPERGPDFVLTLPVGKFHGIGPATAAKMQAMGIQTGADLRAQELDFLTRRFGKSGRYYWNISRGIDHRRVSPDRIRKSVGAENTYFTDLMTLEEAHDALAPLAEKVWRHVSRNELQGRTVTVKVKFSDFKQVTRARTLPHAVGTEAEMLALARELAATVLPDPRGARLLGITLSGFEQDEDRDDAQLDLFEDR, encoded by the coding sequence ATGACGGGTGGGGCGAATGCGCCCCGTGATGCCGGACCCGAACAGGTCCGCAAGATCATCCATATCGATATGGATGCCTTTTATGCCTCGGTCGAGCAGCGCGATCACCCGGAATTGCGGGGCAAGCCCGTGGCAGTGGGCGGCGCCGCGCTGCGCGGCGTGGTTGCGGCTGCCAGCTACGAGGCGCGGAAGTTCGGGGTGCGCTCGGCCATGCCGTCGGTCACGGCAAAGCGGCTTTGCCCGGACCTGATCTTCGTGCGCCACCGCTTCGATGTCTATCGCGCGGTCAGTGGCCAGATCCGCGATATTTTCCATGATTACACCCCGCTGGTGGAGCCTCTGTCGCTCGACGAGGCCTATCTGGACATGACCGATCATCTCTGGCCCGGCCAGACCGCCACTCAGGTCGCCCGAGAGATCCGGGCCCGTATCCGGGAAATGACTGGGCTGACCGCCAGTGCGGGCGTAAGCTATAACAAGTTTCTGGCGAAACTGGCCTCGGATCAGAACAAGCCCGATGGTCTTTGCGTCATCCCTCCCGAGCGGGGGCCCGATTTCGTGCTGACCCTCCCGGTGGGGAAATTCCATGGTATAGGCCCGGCCACGGCGGCGAAGATGCAGGCGATGGGCATTCAGACCGGCGCCGATCTGCGCGCGCAGGAACTGGATTTCCTCACCCGTCGTTTCGGCAAATCGGGGCGGTATTACTGGAATATCTCGCGCGGGATCGATCACCGCCGGGTCAGCCCCGACCGCATCCGCAAATCCGTGGGGGCCGAGAATACCTATTTCACCGACCTGATGACCCTGGAAGAGGCGCATGACGCCCTTGCACCGCTGGCGGAAAAGGTCTGGCGGCATGTTTCCAGAAACGAGCTGCAGGGCCGAACCGTGACGGTCAAGGTCAAGTTCTCGGATTTCAAGCAGGTCACCCGCGCCCGGACCCTGCCGCATGCGGTGGGAACAGAGGCCGAGATGCTGGCGCTCGCCCGTGAATTGGCCGCGACCGTATTGCCTGACCCGCGCGGCGCCCGTTTGCTGGGCATCACCCTGTCAGGTTTCGAGCAGGACGAGGATCGCGACGACGCCCAGCTCGATTTGTTCGAGGATCGCTAG